In Flavobacteriales bacterium, a single genomic region encodes these proteins:
- a CDS encoding adenosylcobalamin-dependent ribonucleoside-diphosphate reductase — translation MEQTTTQVEKKTYSQEEAIQASLRYFKGDELAAQVWVNKYALKDSDGNIYEKDPNDMHWRIANEIARIEEKYKNPLTAQEIFNHIKDFKYIVPQGSPMTGIGNNFQIASLSNCFVIGNDSESDSYGGIMKLDQEQVQLMKRRGGVGHDLSHIRPKGSPVKNSALTSTGVVPFMERYSNSTREVAQDGRRGALMLSVSIKHPDSEQFIDAKMESGKVTGANVSVRIDDDFMRAVDGKTEYIQQYPLYSQNPKYKNTIEAQGLWKKIVHNAWKSAEPGILFWDTIIRESVPDCYADLGYKTVSTNPCGEIPLCPYDSCRLLAINLYSYVDNPFTEEASFDFDLFKKHITIAHRMMDDIIDLELEKIDKIIEKIDLDPESEEIKTVEKNLWLNIRKKAEEGRRTGIGITAEGDMLAALGLRYGTDKAIDFSVNVHKTLALAAYGSSVELAKERGAFSIFDFSREVKNPFIQRLKESDPEMYSDMVKYGRRNIALLTIAPTGTTSLMTQTSSGIEPVFLPVYKRRRKVNPNDKNVVVDFVDEIGDSWEEFTVFHHKFKDWMNISGYDTTKKYTQEELDELVKASPYYKATSNDVDYIKKVEMQGAIQKWVDHSISVTINMPNDVTEELVGEIYLHAWKSGCKGVTVYRDGSRSGVLISNDDKKEEEKGVDANEYINFPTVRPKELEADVVRFQNNKDKWIAFIGTIDGRPYEIFTGLADDEDGIHIPRWLNEGTIIKNKDGNNTTRYDFQFMNKRGYKTTIEGLSHKFNPEFWNYAKLISSILRHGMPMDKLIDLIGSLQLDSENINTWKAGVARALKRYIPDGTEANGQQCSSCKSTKLQYQEGCLTCLDCGSSKCG, via the coding sequence ATGGAACAAACAACTACTCAAGTGGAAAAGAAAACTTACTCACAAGAGGAGGCTATTCAAGCTTCCTTACGCTATTTTAAAGGGGATGAATTAGCTGCTCAAGTTTGGGTGAATAAATACGCTCTAAAAGATTCCGATGGGAATATTTATGAGAAAGATCCTAACGATATGCATTGGAGAATAGCCAATGAAATTGCCAGAATTGAAGAAAAATATAAAAACCCTTTAACGGCACAAGAAATTTTCAATCATATTAAAGATTTCAAATATATTGTACCACAAGGTAGCCCCATGACAGGAATTGGGAATAATTTTCAGATTGCCTCTCTTTCTAACTGTTTTGTTATTGGAAATGATTCAGAATCGGATTCTTATGGTGGAATCATGAAGCTTGATCAAGAGCAGGTACAACTGATGAAAAGACGTGGAGGAGTAGGGCATGATCTATCACATATTCGCCCAAAAGGATCTCCTGTAAAAAATTCTGCCTTAACATCTACAGGTGTTGTACCATTTATGGAGCGTTATTCAAACTCTACAAGAGAGGTGGCTCAAGATGGAAGAAGAGGTGCTTTGATGCTTTCGGTGTCTATAAAACACCCAGATTCAGAGCAATTTATAGATGCAAAAATGGAATCGGGAAAAGTTACTGGAGCGAATGTTTCTGTAAGAATAGATGATGATTTCATGAGAGCTGTGGATGGAAAGACCGAGTACATACAACAGTATCCATTATATAGCCAAAATCCTAAGTACAAAAACACCATTGAAGCACAAGGTTTATGGAAAAAAATAGTTCATAACGCGTGGAAATCTGCTGAACCTGGAATCCTATTTTGGGACACCATTATCCGTGAGTCTGTTCCAGATTGCTATGCCGATTTAGGATATAAAACAGTCTCAACCAATCCATGTGGAGAAATCCCTTTATGTCCTTATGATTCTTGTAGATTGTTGGCGATCAATTTATATTCCTATGTCGATAATCCATTTACAGAAGAGGCTAGTTTTGATTTTGATTTATTTAAAAAGCATATAACTATTGCTCATCGAATGATGGATGATATTATCGATCTTGAATTAGAGAAGATTGATAAAATTATTGAAAAAATTGACTTAGATCCAGAATCAGAAGAAATTAAGACGGTAGAGAAGAATCTCTGGTTGAATATTAGAAAAAAAGCTGAAGAGGGAAGAAGAACCGGAATAGGAATTACGGCTGAAGGGGATATGTTGGCGGCATTAGGATTGCGATATGGTACAGATAAAGCAATTGATTTCTCTGTAAATGTGCATAAAACTCTTGCACTTGCAGCATACGGTTCCTCTGTTGAATTAGCAAAGGAAAGAGGAGCTTTCTCTATATTTGATTTTAGTAGAGAAGTCAAAAATCCATTTATTCAGAGACTTAAAGAATCTGATCCAGAAATGTATTCAGATATGGTGAAGTATGGGAGAAGGAATATTGCCTTATTAACCATAGCTCCAACGGGAACTACGAGTTTAATGACACAAACATCTTCTGGGATTGAGCCCGTATTTCTACCAGTTTATAAAAGAAGAAGAAAAGTAAATCCAAATGACAAAAATGTAGTTGTGGATTTTGTGGACGAAATCGGAGATTCTTGGGAAGAATTTACCGTTTTTCATCACAAATTTAAAGATTGGATGAATATTTCAGGCTACGATACTACAAAGAAATATACCCAAGAAGAATTGGATGAATTAGTAAAAGCTTCACCTTATTATAAAGCAACATCAAATGATGTAGATTATATCAAAAAAGTTGAAATGCAAGGAGCGATTCAAAAGTGGGTAGATCATTCTATATCTGTGACAATCAATATGCCTAATGATGTTACCGAAGAACTTGTAGGAGAGATTTATCTACATGCTTGGAAATCTGGTTGTAAAGGGGTTACGGTGTATCGTGATGGATCAAGATCAGGTGTTTTGATCTCTAATGATGATAAAAAAGAAGAAGAAAAGGGAGTTGATGCAAATGAGTATATCAATTTTCCTACTGTAAGACCGAAAGAATTAGAGGCAGATGTTGTTCGTTTTCAGAATAACAAAGATAAATGGATTGCTTTTATAGGAACGATAGATGGAAGACCGTATGAAATTTTTACAGGACTTGCAGATGATGAAGATGGAATTCATATACCGAGATGGCTTAATGAGGGAACAATCATTAAGAACAAGGATGGAAATAATACTACTCGATACGATTTTCAGTTTATGAATAAAAGAGGTTATAAAACCACAATAGAAGGTTTGTCTCATAAGTTTAACCCTGAGTTTTGGAACTATGCTAAGTTGATTTCTAGTATTCTACGTCATGGAATGCCTATGGATAAATTAATTGATTTGATAGGGTCTCTTCAGTTGGATAGTGAAAATATTAATACTTGGAAAGCGGGTGTTGCAAGAGCTTTAAAACGTTATATACCAGATGGTACAGAAGCGAATGGACAGCAATGTTCTAGTTGTAAATCTACCAAGCTACAATACCAAGAAGGATGTTTAACTTGTTTGGATTGTGGAAGTTCTAAATGCGGTTAA
- a CDS encoding MATE family efflux transporter: MNWKKHINQTFKLSIPMIAGQLGQIGTNISDNIMIGNSGADQIAASSVANGIFIFFLVVGIGFAFATTPIVANFPKTTHHEEKTSILKNSFVINISIGFLLFLLVFGSSFLLDNLGQEAHIVALASPYLQLQAISVLPLMLYLTFKQFFEGLEDTKTAMVITLSANIVNIGLNYILIYGHFGFDAMGLYGAGLATLIARIMMAALIIGYFLFSKKYQLYKTLFSKVKILTSEIKNLFRLGLPIGLQFAFEVSSFAGAGIMCGWIGDIALGAHQIALSIASISWSIATGFGAAVTIRVSQFWGQKSIPDISKSYLSGYIITSAWMIFSGAIFLLFDRELTSLYVEQEHIIYLATSLLFVAVLFQLSDGAQVVGLSALRGFQDVKIPTILTLIAYWVIGLPIGYILAFPMDYGVHGVWYGLFIGLSISALFLYLRIWYLQKKMKINSI; encoded by the coding sequence GTGAACTGGAAAAAGCACATCAACCAAACTTTTAAGCTCAGCATCCCAATGATTGCAGGACAGCTAGGGCAAATCGGGACAAATATTTCAGATAATATTATGATTGGAAATTCTGGTGCCGATCAAATTGCCGCCAGTTCTGTTGCCAATGGAATTTTCATTTTCTTTTTAGTAGTAGGAATCGGATTTGCATTTGCCACCACTCCTATTGTAGCAAATTTCCCAAAAACAACACACCACGAGGAAAAAACGAGCATCCTAAAAAATAGTTTTGTCATCAATATTTCGATAGGTTTCCTTCTTTTCCTTTTGGTTTTCGGTTCGTCCTTCTTATTAGATAATCTTGGACAAGAGGCTCATATTGTCGCTTTAGCTAGTCCTTACCTTCAATTACAAGCCATTTCTGTATTACCCCTTATGCTCTATCTAACTTTTAAACAATTTTTTGAAGGATTAGAAGATACCAAAACAGCTATGGTCATTACGCTATCGGCAAATATTGTCAATATAGGATTGAATTATATATTGATTTATGGGCATTTTGGATTTGATGCCATGGGACTTTACGGAGCTGGTTTAGCTACCTTGATTGCTCGTATAATGATGGCAGCTTTAATTATTGGATACTTCTTGTTCTCTAAAAAATATCAATTATACAAAACTTTATTTTCTAAGGTGAAAATCCTGACCTCAGAGATTAAAAATCTATTTAGATTAGGTCTACCTATTGGACTGCAATTTGCTTTTGAAGTTTCTTCTTTTGCAGGCGCAGGAATCATGTGCGGATGGATTGGAGATATTGCATTGGGTGCTCATCAAATTGCTTTAAGCATCGCTTCCATTTCCTGGAGTATAGCTACGGGCTTTGGTGCTGCCGTAACCATTCGTGTAAGTCAATTTTGGGGTCAAAAATCTATACCTGATATTTCAAAAAGTTACCTTTCTGGCTATATCATCACTTCAGCATGGATGATTTTTTCGGGAGCCATTTTCTTGCTTTTTGATAGAGAATTAACCAGTCTTTATGTAGAACAAGAGCATATTATTTATTTAGCAACCTCTCTCCTCTTTGTAGCCGTACTATTTCAACTTTCAGATGGTGCTCAAGTCGTAGGATTAAGTGCTTTGAGGGGGTTTCAAGATGTTAAAATACCCACAATTCTTACTTTGATTGCCTACTGGGTTATAGGATTACCTATTGGCTATATTTTGGCATTCCCAATGGATTATGGAGTTCATGGAGTTTGGTACGGATTATTTATTGGTTTAAGTATTTCTGCCTTGTTCCTTTATTTAAGAATTTGGTATTTGCAAAAGAAAATGAAAATCAATTCGATTTAA
- a CDS encoding sigma-70 family RNA polymerase sigma factor, translating to MTQLSDRELIVLFLDGNQRAFQTLLNKHQPKIFGFIISKVRDYDIANDIFQDAFIKIINNLKAGKYNEEGKFIPWAMRIVHNLIIDHFRAQKKAKFVRSNDEYDIFEIINLQTESKEDDLVRSQIFEDLKSILPQLPENQKIVLEKRIFCKMSFNDIAEEENISINTALGRMRYALINLRKIIDKQNISLFVD from the coding sequence ATGACTCAATTAAGCGATAGAGAACTTATTGTATTGTTCCTTGATGGAAACCAGCGTGCTTTCCAAACATTACTAAACAAACACCAACCTAAAATTTTCGGATTCATCATCTCAAAAGTTAGAGATTATGATATAGCCAATGATATTTTTCAAGATGCTTTTATCAAAATCATCAATAATTTAAAAGCTGGAAAATATAACGAAGAAGGAAAATTTATCCCATGGGCAATGAGAATTGTACATAATTTGATCATTGATCATTTTAGAGCACAGAAAAAGGCAAAATTTGTAAGATCGAATGATGAATATGATATTTTTGAAATCATTAATCTTCAAACAGAATCAAAAGAAGATGATCTCGTACGCTCTCAAATATTTGAAGACCTTAAAAGCATATTACCACAATTGCCAGAAAATCAAAAAATCGTTTTGGAAAAAAGAATTTTCTGCAAAATGAGCTTTAATGATATCGCCGAAGAAGAAAATATTTCTATAAACACTGCTTTAGGAAGAATGCGATATGCCTTAATAAATTTGCGAAAAATTATTGATAAACAAAATATCTCGCTCTTTGTAGATTGA
- a CDS encoding polysaccharide biosynthesis tyrosine autokinase, translated as MLPQYETNNEEETINIAELIQTYTSKWKLYLLFILLGLIGAYLYNNYKKPLYQANTSFIINEAKQGNGLSLLEGLDEFSLMGGNKTSIENEIEILKSRALLDKVIKENNINVKYLSTHDDIFSPKPIHISFLFDEFNYSIGNIDLHIEDNNGGFLKTRGSQQAFNWNDTITISESKKIVLKPIENTDKLIGNKFSLFVEATEDIIIQLENRLMIKNTSKKNDIISISISDHSPKLAEATLNTLVKWYDKIRIKDKKAINIKTLDFLNNRINRIEQDLQNIESQVSSFKGKNNLTDIKVNVAFFSKSLEESQKRIIEAQTKLELAQYLADFFKNEKDTFSLVPINLGLDNKGLEEITRDFNKLVVEREAILSRSSPSNPKIRELSQKIFRYRSNIQRSLKSYEKSLKISLAEVLKQDQKLQSKIKNIPETEKKYRSIARQQELIEALYVFLLKKKEETSLALAATDSKITIIDRAYSKKEPISPIKSMVYLGALIGAFVLTTLIIYIFELLNNKVHSKVDLERVLGNISYLGDIPFDKTKSDSIISSPSDKSSTAEAVRIVATSLKFTSAKPKGNKIIITSTTSGEGKTYFASNISTILTFSKKKVLLIAADLRKPKTGDYFTNPNPQTGLSSYLSGNHNDMENLIAKDVDGITNFDVIFPGPVPPNPVELLNNGRFDELIKHVEEIYDYIIIDAAPSGLVTDTITMKKLADSYIYVVRANYLDKKLLEIPKNLMQTDKLHNVSFVLNDIDMNKNYGYGYGYGYGEGVKKSWLQQFLKS; from the coding sequence ATGCTTCCCCAGTACGAAACAAATAATGAAGAAGAAACAATAAATATCGCAGAGCTCATACAGACTTATACGAGCAAATGGAAGCTTTATTTATTGTTTATCCTTTTGGGGCTTATTGGAGCCTACTTATACAACAACTACAAAAAGCCGCTATACCAAGCAAATACCAGCTTTATTATCAATGAAGCAAAGCAAGGTAATGGTCTTTCTCTCTTAGAAGGTCTAGACGAATTCTCTCTAATGGGAGGCAATAAAACATCAATTGAAAACGAAATTGAAATATTAAAGTCTCGAGCTTTGTTAGACAAGGTTATTAAAGAGAATAATATCAATGTCAAATACTTGAGCACTCACGATGATATTTTTTCTCCTAAACCTATACATATTAGTTTCCTTTTTGATGAATTCAATTATTCTATAGGAAATATCGATTTACACATTGAAGATAACAATGGTGGGTTCCTTAAAACTAGAGGAAGTCAACAAGCTTTTAACTGGAATGACACAATAACTATTTCGGAATCTAAAAAAATCGTTCTTAAGCCAATAGAAAATACCGATAAATTAATTGGAAATAAATTTTCCCTTTTTGTGGAAGCAACGGAAGATATTATCATTCAACTTGAAAATAGATTGATGATAAAAAATACTTCAAAAAAAAATGATATAATCTCCATTTCTATTTCCGACCATTCTCCAAAACTTGCAGAAGCGACCTTAAATACGCTTGTAAAATGGTATGATAAAATTAGAATAAAAGATAAAAAAGCAATAAACATAAAAACTTTAGACTTTTTAAATAATAGAATAAACAGAATTGAGCAAGACCTTCAAAACATAGAGAGCCAAGTTTCTAGTTTTAAAGGAAAGAACAACCTTACTGATATCAAAGTGAATGTTGCTTTTTTCAGCAAATCTCTTGAAGAAAGTCAAAAAAGAATCATAGAAGCACAAACTAAACTAGAATTGGCTCAGTACTTAGCCGATTTCTTTAAAAATGAAAAAGATACCTTTAGCTTAGTTCCTATAAATTTAGGTCTAGACAATAAAGGTTTAGAAGAAATCACAAGAGACTTTAATAAGTTGGTGGTTGAAAGAGAAGCTATTCTCTCTAGATCTTCACCTTCAAACCCAAAAATCAGAGAACTTAGTCAAAAAATCTTCCGATACAGAAGTAACATTCAAAGAAGTTTAAAGAGCTACGAAAAAAGTTTAAAAATATCGTTAGCAGAAGTATTGAAACAAGATCAAAAACTTCAATCTAAAATAAAGAATATACCAGAAACTGAGAAAAAATATAGAAGTATAGCAAGACAACAAGAGCTGATAGAAGCACTCTATGTATTTCTACTAAAGAAAAAAGAAGAAACCTCTTTAGCCTTAGCTGCCACAGACTCTAAGATAACCATCATTGATAGAGCCTACTCAAAAAAAGAGCCTATCTCCCCTATTAAATCTATGGTGTATTTAGGGGCATTGATTGGAGCCTTTGTTCTTACCACTCTTATCATCTATATTTTTGAACTTCTGAACAATAAAGTTCATAGTAAAGTAGACTTAGAAAGAGTTCTTGGAAATATCTCATATTTAGGAGACATTCCATTTGACAAAACAAAATCTGACTCAATCATATCATCTCCTTCGGATAAAAGTTCTACGGCAGAAGCTGTGAGGATTGTCGCTACAAGTTTGAAATTTACATCAGCAAAACCAAAAGGTAATAAAATTATTATTACCTCTACCACTTCTGGTGAAGGTAAAACCTATTTTGCCTCTAATATTTCAACGATACTTACTTTTTCAAAAAAGAAAGTATTACTTATTGCGGCAGATTTAAGAAAACCAAAAACAGGTGATTATTTTACCAACCCAAACCCTCAAACAGGGCTCAGTAGTTATTTATCAGGTAACCATAATGACATGGAAAACCTAATTGCAAAAGATGTAGATGGTATTACAAACTTCGATGTTATTTTTCCAGGACCAGTACCTCCAAACCCAGTTGAACTACTGAATAATGGAAGATTTGATGAACTCATCAAACATGTTGAAGAAATTTATGATTATATCATCATTGATGCTGCTCCTTCTGGTTTAGTGACAGACACAATCACCATGAAAAAACTTGCAGACTCTTATATATATGTTGTTCGAGCGAATTACTTAGACAAAAAACTTCTTGAAATTCCTAAAAACCTAATGCAAACAGACAAGCTGCATAATGTTTCATTTGTTCTAAATGATATTGATATGAACAAAAATTATGGGTACGGATATGGGTATGGATACGGTGAAGGAGTTAAGAAATCTTGGCTTCAGCAATTTTTAAAAAGCTAG
- a CDS encoding polysaccharide biosynthesis/export family protein, translating into MMRIFFLLIPIFALISGCASRENIAVMQDIEQKAQFAKTSHQVVFKPGDLVRIQISSTDDQAVEPFNLSIVMQEQPIIEDDNMNVQRAQQPFLIDDQGMIQFPVLGALKMGGKTIDQFSTHLKAQLEKFVENPIINIRIVNYRISVLGEVMKPGMFNIQNHRLNILEAISLAGGMKIHARRKNIMVLRRDQDGNQESIRIDLTNSECVNSPVFFLEQNDVVYIEPNKTKMNSSKFGPEISLSVSIASVLIALISVLRP; encoded by the coding sequence ATGATGAGGATATTTTTCTTATTAATACCAATTTTTGCACTAATTTCTGGTTGTGCTTCAAGAGAAAACATTGCAGTAATGCAAGATATTGAGCAAAAAGCTCAATTCGCAAAAACGAGCCATCAAGTGGTTTTTAAGCCGGGTGATTTAGTTAGAATTCAAATATCTTCTACTGATGATCAGGCTGTAGAACCGTTTAATCTTTCGATTGTTATGCAAGAACAGCCAATAATTGAGGATGATAACATGAATGTTCAAAGAGCTCAACAACCTTTTTTGATTGATGATCAAGGGATGATTCAATTCCCTGTACTCGGCGCTTTAAAAATGGGCGGAAAAACCATTGATCAATTCTCTACACATCTTAAAGCTCAACTCGAAAAATTTGTGGAAAATCCAATTATCAATATCAGAATTGTAAATTATCGTATATCTGTTTTGGGTGAGGTGATGAAACCTGGAATGTTTAATATCCAAAACCATAGACTCAATATTCTAGAAGCAATTTCTTTGGCAGGCGGAATGAAAATTCATGCTAGAAGAAAAAATATTATGGTGCTCAGAAGAGACCAAGATGGAAACCAAGAATCTATACGTATTGATTTAACCAATTCTGAATGCGTAAATAGTCCCGTATTTTTCTTAGAACAAAACGATGTTGTATATATTGAACCGAATAAAACTAAAATGAACTCGTCCAAATTTGGACCCGAAATTAGTTTAAGTGTTTCGATCGCCTCAGTTTTAATTGCTTTAATTTCTGTTTTAAGACCATAA